The Hevea brasiliensis isolate MT/VB/25A 57/8 chromosome 1, ASM3005281v1, whole genome shotgun sequence genome has a window encoding:
- the LOC131183817 gene encoding proline-rich receptor-like protein kinase PERK3: MERIIYCVAAGVYSRSSRPKMQQIVETLEEKMPHKKLWVVEEMQSSSGDYEAYEPRKFTFLELARAAGHFTDGRSLGHGGFGTVYRGSLPTGTDVAIKKLASNGQQQEEFEKEVNAVGIVRHGNLVKLVGYCNEESDRLLVFEFVPNKSLRDHLKDDQLRSNLKWSERRKIAIGSAKGLAYLHEECNSKIIHQDIKAENILLENNYKPKIADFELAKFFPETNSVTHISSHWKGTNVYADLANNYSQDGENNLQRISEKSDVYSFGVVLLELITGRKIFDEHKVDIVNWAKPLIIKGDSVKINYSRLVDSTLKGDYKEGEMELMIYCAAARIYRPPKLRPRMKQIVEVLEGKISSNELWVVEAARSFSEARFLRQQHDSCTVYWGVLPNSDQKVAIKRFRYKLSQQQKEEFKKEIMAISNVYHRNIVNLIGYCSDDDDKLLVYEFVPNNSLKFHLHGEPF; this comes from the exons ATGGAACGAATAATTTATTGTGTTGCTGCTGGCGTATATAGTAGATCCTCAAGGCCAAAAATGCAACAG ATAGTTGAAACTCTTGAAGAAAAAATGCCACATAAGAAATTATGGGTTGTGGAAG AAATGCAATCATCATCTGGGGATTATGAAGCATATGAACCGAGGAAATTTACATTTCTAGAACTAGCACGTGCAGCTGGTCATTTCACCGACGGCAGAAGCCTTGGCCATGGTGGTTTTGGTACTGTCTATAGGGGATCCCTTCCGACAGGCACTGACGTAGCTATTAAGAAACTTGCAAGCAATGGACAACAGCAAGAAGAATTTGAGAAGGAGGTTAATGCCGTTGGCATTGTGCGTCACGGAAATCTTGTTAAGCTTGTTGGCTACTGTAATGAAGAATCAGATAGATTGCTTGTTTTTGAGTTTGTTCCAAACAAATCCTTGAGAGATCACCTAAAAG ATGATCAGCTAAGATCAAATTTGAAGTGgtcagaaagaaggaaaattgctATAGGTTCTGCAAAAGGGTTGGCATATTTGCATGAAGAAT GTAATTCTAAAATTATCCACCAAGATATTAAGGCAGAAAATATACTtcttgaaaataattataaaccAAAG attgcagatttTGAGCTTGCCAAGTTTTTTCCAGAAACTAATAGTGTCACTCACATCAGCTCTCATTGGAAAGGAACCAACGT TTATGCAGATCTAGCAAATAATTATTCTCAAGATGGTGAAAATAATCTTCAAAGAATTTCTGAGAAGTCAGATGTTTATTCTTTCGGTGTTGTACTTTTAGAACTTATTACTGGGAGAAAAATTTTCGATGAACACAAAGTTGATATTGTCAATTGG GCAAAGCCCTTGATTATTAAAGGAGATTCAGTGAAAATCAATTATAGTCGTCTTGTTGATTCCACTTTGAAAGGAGACTATAAAGAAGGTGAAATGGAACTAATGATTTATTGTGCTGCTGCTAGGATATATAGACCTCCAAAACTTCGACCAAGAATGAAACAG ATAGTTGAAGTTCTTGAAGGAAAAATTTCTTCTAATGAATTATGGGTTGTGGAAG CAGCTCGTAGTTTCTCTGAAGCTCGCTTTCTTCGACAACAGCATGATTCTTGTACAGTCTATTGGGGAGTGCTACCAAATAGTGATCAAAAGGTGGCAATTAAGAGATTTAGATACAAGCTTTCTCAACAGCAAAAAGAAGAATTCAAAAAAGAGATTATGGCTATTAGCAATGTTTATCACCGAAATATTGTTAATCTAATTGGATACTGCAGTGACGATGATGACAAACTGCTCGTCTATGAGTTCGTTCCCAACAATTCCTTGAAATTTCATTTACATGGTGAGCCCTTTTAA